In Candidatus Delongbacteria bacterium, the following proteins share a genomic window:
- a CDS encoding T9SS type A sorting domain-containing protein, whose protein sequence is MSLNFKIVIILIIVYLCNAQIILENDYSEGRLYASFLKYSGLKYYTNQGSYIKIYNSDHSLLRTISVSTSINFEINSLSYLSENLFNTSINMALAVNLISTANGIEYKTLILDENGSVLVELNDCIYVNVVDSQDGPKMVAWFYNNGSYSSKVYDLPGEVVSELELVNNVPELENRAYPNPSNGTVLIDYELPPNVENAVITIFNIYGEEVKKILVDKSFNSIALNTEKMTSGTYKYSITSNNQILGQNKFVVVK, encoded by the coding sequence ATGTCATTAAATTTTAAAATCGTAATAATTCTAATAATTGTTTATCTCTGTAATGCTCAGATAATACTGGAAAATGATTATAGTGAAGGTCGATTATATGCTTCATTTTTGAAGTATAGTGGGTTAAAATATTATACAAATCAGGGTAGTTATATTAAAATTTACAATTCTGATCATTCGTTACTAAGGACAATAAGCGTCTCGACCAGTATTAATTTTGAGATTAATTCTTTATCTTATTTAAGTGAGAACCTTTTTAATACGAGCATAAATATGGCTCTCGCTGTGAATTTGATTTCAACTGCTAATGGTATAGAGTATAAAACTTTGATTTTGGATGAAAACGGCTCTGTTCTCGTCGAGCTTAATGACTGTATATATGTAAATGTTGTTGATAGTCAAGATGGTCCAAAAATGGTAGCATGGTTTTACAATAATGGTAGTTATTCTTCAAAAGTTTATGATTTGCCTGGTGAGGTTGTTTCGGAACTAGAGTTGGTGAACAATGTGCCCGAGCTTGAAAATAGAGCATATCCAAACCCTTCCAATGGAACAGTTTTGATTGATTATGAGCTACCTCCAAATGTTGAGAATGCTGTAATAACAATATTTAATATTTATGGAGAGGAAGTAAAAAAGATTTTGGTGGACAAAAGCTTTAATTCAATAGCATTGAATACTGAAAAAATGACTTCAGGTACATATAAGTATTCTATTACGTCAAATAATCAAATATTAGGTCAAAATAAGTTTGTAGTAGTAAAATAG
- a CDS encoding DUF342 domain-containing protein, with protein sequence MELSNINLNISPKGDSCFILIDDQFNKLLSEITKENIIDFLNKKNIIKGLLEIEIEKLLEGKHKTSEKVLVAERTKPLKGKAGYFQYLISTTSSIKEKDDGSVDFYEVGLIKNVKAGDRLVEIISPTRGKPGFDIFGNEIEGLYGDEANPKKIMGKGIKLSEDNRYLIAAIDGIYKSNVIGVISIDDQLVINSNIDFSTGNIDTSSSVYIKGDIKSGFKCLSNSSIKVDGAIEDAEVFSGDSLICKNGVISGTSPIIVKNTFRTKYITDRPTIECKDLFVEGMISNSDINCLGELNAGKISGGSIRVKDLIIVNDLGNERYDLTSIEVGLNYKALQRMDSCKQEEADLKKRIDIMKQDLENIGIEFKKISRRYNGIMENSGSKDMINKLALEIKENRKKESLLQTDIVNSQRKIDGLLKEYELLSKKVENTNPEIIVKGSIYPGVNIRLKLSARLEINEKMSNVKLILDPNSSQIRTVKI encoded by the coding sequence ATGGAATTATCAAATATTAATTTGAATATATCGCCTAAAGGAGATTCCTGCTTTATTTTAATCGATGATCAATTTAACAAGTTACTCTCAGAAATTACAAAAGAGAATATTATAGATTTTTTAAATAAAAAAAATATTATTAAGGGGCTTCTTGAAATTGAGATAGAAAAGCTGTTAGAGGGAAAACATAAAACAAGTGAAAAGGTATTAGTTGCCGAAAGAACAAAACCTTTAAAAGGTAAGGCTGGTTATTTTCAATATCTTATATCTACGACTTCAAGTATTAAAGAAAAAGATGATGGCAGTGTTGATTTTTATGAAGTGGGATTAATCAAAAATGTTAAGGCTGGAGATAGACTAGTGGAAATCATATCTCCAACTCGTGGAAAACCAGGATTTGATATTTTTGGTAATGAAATAGAGGGTTTGTATGGAGATGAAGCTAATCCAAAAAAAATTATGGGAAAAGGAATAAAGCTTTCTGAGGATAATAGATATTTGATTGCGGCAATAGATGGTATTTATAAATCTAATGTAATTGGGGTGATATCAATTGATGACCAATTGGTGATAAATAGTAATATCGATTTTTCAACCGGCAACATTGATACTTCTTCATCTGTCTATATTAAAGGTGACATAAAATCTGGTTTTAAATGTTTATCAAATAGTTCTATTAAGGTTGACGGAGCTATTGAGGACGCAGAAGTTTTTTCAGGTGATTCTCTAATATGTAAAAATGGTGTGATATCTGGTACTTCACCAATTATAGTAAAAAACACTTTTAGAACAAAATATATTACAGATCGCCCAACTATTGAGTGTAAAGATCTTTTTGTGGAGGGTATGATCTCAAATTCTGATATTAATTGTTTGGGAGAATTAAATGCCGGTAAAATTTCTGGGGGTAGCATTAGAGTGAAAGATCTTATAATCGTAAATGATCTTGGTAATGAAAGATACGATTTGACAAGTATTGAAGTCGGACTTAATTATAAAGCTCTTCAAAGAATGGACTCTTGTAAACAAGAAGAGGCTGATTTGAAGAAAAGAATTGACATTATGAAGCAAGACTTGGAAAATATTGGGATAGAGTTTAAAAAGATTTCAAGAAGATACAATGGTATAATGGAAAATAGTGGCTCTAAAGATATGATCAACAAGTTAGCACTGGAGATAAAGGAAAACCGAAAAAAAGAGAGTCTGTTGCAAACAGATATTGTAAATTCACAAAGAAAAATAGACGGTTTATTGAAAGAGTATGAGTTATTGAGCAAAAAAGTCGAAAATACAAATCCTGAAATTATTGTTAAAGGTAGCATTTACCCTGGTGTAAATATAAGGTTAAAACTATCTGCACGTTTAGAAATTAATGAGAAGATGAGTAATGTAAAATTGATTCTTGACCCTAATTCATCTCAAATAAGAACAGTAAAAATTTAA
- a CDS encoding sigma-54-dependent Fis family transcriptional regulator, with translation MLKQFKFDFGPNYDKYNVIGKSDRLNEILTIVKTVAPTLISVLITGESGTGKEVISNLIHQLSNRKDKKFVAINCGAIPEGLIENELFGHEKGSYTSASGQSKGYFEEADGGTIFLDEIGELPLQSQVKLLRVLETGTFFRVGGTKPITVDVRVIAATNKNLLDMINENVFREDLYFRLKAVNLRLPSLSERVEDVPLFVYKFIEDSSNKHSIPPIYIENDAMVELINYHWKGNIRELKNFIDMLCVMEAGKSVYRNDILKYLFEHEPNGNRLPLKSGFENYGAKGSDDLIFRTLLEMRADINEIKQLLLASGLFFDNDIRSYQPKLLTHSSISNQQEDYTSNHYSSGMNEKEEIEYLLKKYNGNRRKVASDLGISERTLYRKLQKYELS, from the coding sequence ATGCTAAAACAGTTCAAATTTGATTTTGGTCCAAATTATGATAAATATAATGTAATAGGAAAATCAGACAGACTAAACGAGATCCTTACAATAGTAAAAACTGTTGCTCCAACTTTGATATCGGTCTTAATTACTGGTGAGAGTGGAACTGGAAAAGAAGTTATTTCTAACCTTATTCATCAATTGAGTAATCGAAAAGATAAAAAATTTGTTGCAATAAATTGTGGTGCAATACCAGAAGGATTGATTGAAAATGAACTCTTTGGACATGAAAAAGGGTCATATACCAGTGCATCTGGGCAATCTAAAGGTTATTTTGAAGAAGCAGATGGTGGAACAATTTTTTTAGATGAGATTGGTGAACTGCCTTTGCAAAGTCAGGTTAAGTTATTGAGAGTACTTGAGACAGGAACATTTTTTAGGGTTGGGGGCACGAAACCTATTACCGTAGATGTGAGGGTTATAGCTGCTACTAATAAAAATCTTTTAGATATGATTAATGAGAATGTTTTTAGGGAAGACCTTTACTTCAGATTGAAGGCCGTAAATCTGAGATTACCTTCATTGTCGGAAAGAGTTGAGGATGTTCCTCTTTTTGTTTATAAATTTATTGAAGATTCTTCAAATAAGCACTCCATTCCTCCAATCTACATCGAAAACGATGCAATGGTTGAATTGATAAACTATCATTGGAAGGGAAATATTAGAGAGTTAAAAAATTTTATTGATATGCTATGTGTGATGGAAGCTGGAAAAAGCGTTTATCGGAATGATATATTGAAGTATCTTTTTGAGCATGAGCCTAATGGTAATCGCTTGCCTCTAAAATCTGGTTTTGAAAACTATGGTGCAAAGGGTAGTGATGATTTAATTTTCAGGACCTTACTGGAAATGAGGGCAGATATAAATGAGATTAAGCAGTTGTTATTGGCTTCGGGCTTGTTTTTTGATAATGATATCAGAAGTTATCAGCCTAAGCTTTTAACTCATAGTTCTATTTCAAATCAGCAAGAAGATTATACTTCAAATCATTATTCTTCTGGGATGAATGAGAAAGAGGAAATAGAATATCTTCTAAAAAAATACAATGGAAATAGAAGGAAAGTAGCATCAGATTTGGGAATTTCTGAGAGGACTTTGTATAGAAAACTACAAAAATATGAATTGAGCTAG
- a CDS encoding histidine triad nucleotide-binding protein — translation MCIFCKIINKEIPAQVVYEDDDLLSFKDISPKAKNHVLVIPKKHISSLNSLQNEDVSLYGKMLVVGANIAKSLEMENSGYRFIINCGSDAGMEVDHLHLHILGGEKLSGLN, via the coding sequence ATGTGTATTTTTTGCAAAATTATTAATAAGGAAATACCTGCACAAGTAGTATATGAGGATGATGATCTTTTATCTTTCAAAGATATCAGTCCAAAAGCTAAAAATCATGTTCTGGTTATTCCTAAAAAGCATATAAGTTCATTGAATAGTCTTCAAAATGAAGATGTTTCATTATATGGTAAAATGCTTGTTGTAGGGGCTAATATTGCAAAATCTCTTGAAATGGAAAATTCAGGTTATAGATTTATAATCAATTGTGGAAGTGATGCTGGTATGGAAGTTGATCATCTGCATTTACATATACTAGGTGGTGAAAAATTATCGGGTTTAAATTAA
- a CDS encoding DUF342 domain-containing protein: MSKFEYLLDDKGLKCEFLNPDRIDVEITTEEIIEDLKKKKVVTGLKISAIEEIVQGKHKLSSKVVVAEFIKPGIGKPGYVEYLIDDSERVVSKDKNDNIDFYETGLIKTVQEGVKIVKIIPPENGPEGMNIFGETIPGLPGEEFKVKKIVGVGTVIDNSGNFIIALKSGIYKKNPIGVVSVVDELVVGGNLDFNIGNIETTSAVIVKGDIQPGFSCKTSNSLKVEGTIEDAYIECGENLICKAGIISGTNHIIAKEEIRTKYIYERTVECKNLFVQGMINNSNIRSTGEIEATKISGGNTFAMKKITVNELGNEQFAQTNVELGINVKVLNRMEQNAKEVADFKNELESKKDVLDVKDKEYKKSSRKLNELIESKSGNSAFITKLTNETKIALEEINTLKNDITIIERRISHLKKEYAILASKVEDDFPELIVTGTVYPNTSIRIKLSGRFEVKNVMKNVKFIIDENSVIKTVKL, from the coding sequence ATGAGTAAATTTGAGTATCTGCTTGATGATAAAGGATTAAAATGTGAGTTTTTAAATCCTGATAGGATTGATGTAGAGATTACTACTGAAGAGATTATAGAGGACTTGAAAAAAAAGAAAGTCGTTACAGGACTTAAAATAAGTGCCATCGAAGAGATAGTTCAGGGAAAACATAAATTGAGCTCAAAGGTTGTTGTTGCAGAATTTATTAAACCCGGGATAGGAAAACCTGGATATGTCGAATATCTAATTGATGATAGTGAACGGGTTGTATCTAAGGATAAAAATGATAATATTGATTTTTACGAAACTGGATTGATTAAAACCGTTCAAGAAGGTGTTAAGATTGTAAAAATTATTCCTCCTGAAAACGGACCTGAGGGTATGAATATTTTTGGGGAGACCATCCCTGGTTTACCTGGTGAAGAGTTTAAAGTTAAAAAAATAGTTGGTGTAGGTACTGTAATAGATAATTCTGGAAATTTCATAATTGCGTTAAAATCTGGAATTTATAAAAAAAATCCAATTGGTGTTGTATCTGTGGTTGATGAACTTGTTGTTGGTGGAAATCTCGATTTTAATATTGGAAATATAGAAACAACTTCGGCTGTAATTGTCAAAGGCGATATTCAACCTGGATTTTCTTGTAAGACTTCAAATTCTTTGAAAGTCGAAGGTACTATTGAGGATGCATATATTGAATGTGGAGAAAATTTAATTTGTAAAGCCGGTATAATCTCGGGTACAAATCACATTATTGCTAAAGAAGAGATCAGGACAAAATACATTTATGAAAGAACTGTAGAATGTAAAAATTTATTTGTCCAGGGAATGATAAATAATTCGAATATTCGTTCTACAGGGGAGATAGAAGCAACGAAAATATCTGGCGGGAATACTTTTGCTATGAAGAAAATTACAGTTAATGAACTTGGAAATGAGCAATTTGCGCAAACCAACGTTGAACTTGGTATAAATGTAAAAGTACTGAATAGAATGGAACAAAACGCCAAAGAAGTTGCTGATTTTAAAAACGAATTGGAATCAAAAAAAGATGTTTTGGATGTAAAGGATAAAGAGTATAAAAAGAGCTCTAGAAAATTGAATGAATTGATAGAAAGTAAGAGTGGAAATTCAGCTTTTATTACTAAGTTAACGAATGAAACAAAGATTGCACTTGAGGAGATTAATACTCTTAAAAATGATATTACTATTATTGAAAGGAGAATTAGTCATTTGAAGAAAGAGTACGCTATTTTGGCTTCAAAAGTTGAGGATGACTTCCCGGAATTAATTGTGACTGGGACTGTATATCCGAATACCAGTATTAGAATTAAACTTTCTGGAAGATTTGAAGTGAAAAATGTTATGAAAAATGTAAAGTTTATTATCGATGAAAACAGTGTTATAAAAACTGTGAAATTGTAG
- a CDS encoding type IV pilus twitching motility protein PilT, with translation MIEMVEKKASDLHLCSGEHPVMRIDGDMILQTQHPKLDSDALLEGLKRVTPEKNILEYIETYDTDFGFEIEGLSRFRGNIFADHRGHGAVFRQIPSKIISAEALNVPKSVINLLGSPKGLILVTGPTGSGKSTTLAAMVDYINSNYRKHIITIEDPVEFVHKNKKSILNQREVSTHTKSFSKALRAALREDPDVILVGEMRDLETTAIAIEMAATGHLVMGTLHTNTAVGTIDRLIDQFPTNEQQQIKMMLSDALIGVVSQMLCKKSGGGRIAAYEILIVNPAVSNLIREGKNFQITSVMETGKKTGNKLMNVSFKELVADGLVEPDEALSRSIDRNELEKELIESGLIKMNGESDHVIKF, from the coding sequence ATGATAGAAATGGTAGAAAAAAAAGCATCAGATCTTCATCTCTGTTCTGGTGAACATCCTGTTATGAGGATAGATGGGGATATGATATTACAGACTCAACACCCAAAATTGGATTCAGATGCTTTACTTGAAGGGTTAAAAAGAGTAACTCCGGAAAAAAATATTTTGGAATACATAGAAACATATGATACTGATTTTGGTTTTGAGATAGAAGGTTTATCCAGATTCAGAGGGAATATTTTTGCTGATCACAGAGGGCATGGAGCTGTTTTTAGACAGATACCATCTAAAATTATTTCTGCAGAAGCTCTAAATGTTCCGAAAAGTGTGATCAATTTGTTAGGTTCTCCCAAAGGTTTAATTTTGGTTACGGGTCCAACCGGAAGTGGTAAATCGACGACATTGGCAGCAATGGTGGATTATATAAACAGCAATTACAGAAAACATATAATAACCATTGAAGATCCTGTGGAATTTGTTCATAAAAATAAAAAATCCATTTTAAATCAAAGGGAAGTAAGTACTCATACGAAATCTTTTTCAAAAGCCTTGAGAGCAGCTTTAAGGGAGGATCCTGATGTGATTTTAGTAGGGGAGATGAGAGATCTAGAAACTACTGCTATTGCTATTGAAATGGCAGCCACTGGTCATTTGGTTATGGGTACACTTCATACAAATACTGCAGTAGGAACAATAGACAGGCTGATAGATCAGTTTCCTACTAACGAGCAACAACAGATAAAAATGATGCTTTCGGATGCTTTAATTGGTGTTGTTAGTCAAATGTTGTGTAAAAAATCTGGTGGTGGTAGAATAGCTGCATATGAAATTTTAATAGTTAATCCTGCTGTATCAAATTTGATAAGAGAAGGAAAAAATTTCCAGATAACTTCTGTTATGGAAACAGGTAAAAAGACTGGGAACAAACTCATGAATGTCAGTTTTAAGGAACTTGTAGCGGATGGTTTAGTTGAACCAGATGAAGCTCTATCAAGATCTATTGACAGAAATGAATTAGAGAAAGAGTTGATAGAGTCGGGTTTGATAAAGATGAATGGGGAAAGCGATCATGTCATTAAATTTTAA
- the amrB gene encoding AmmeMemoRadiSam system protein B has protein sequence MIKKPSFAGLFYPETYSEVADMINSFKVDSSFDSSVKAIIVPHAGYVYSGQTAAKVYSLLDSKSYDRVFIVAPSHRYSFKGVTVSRYDSFLVPDQNLEGDIEIYEYLQSEMKIDFIEKVFRDEHSYEVQLPMIKYFLGDKKTGGLIYSDVDPVMLAEILQKLVGKFSKTLIVISTDLSHFKNLNNCKITDQYIIDGLLNNSMEMVVRGEACGMTGILAIMEYVKRNGLSIKLIDYSTSANCSGDENRVVGYGGFVIC, from the coding sequence ATGATTAAAAAACCTTCTTTTGCTGGGTTATTCTATCCTGAAACCTATTCAGAAGTAGCTGATATGATCAATAGTTTTAAAGTTGACTCAAGTTTCGACTCTTCTGTTAAGGCAATAATAGTGCCCCATGCAGGTTATGTTTATTCGGGACAAACTGCTGCTAAGGTATATTCTCTTCTAGATTCAAAGAGTTATGATAGAGTTTTTATTGTTGCTCCATCACATAGATACTCTTTTAAGGGTGTTACAGTCTCAAGGTATGATAGTTTTTTGGTTCCTGACCAGAATTTGGAAGGTGATATAGAAATCTATGAATACCTGCAAAGTGAGATGAAGATAGATTTTATAGAAAAGGTTTTCAGGGATGAACATTCATATGAAGTTCAATTGCCTATGATTAAATATTTTCTGGGCGATAAGAAAACAGGAGGGCTTATCTATAGTGATGTTGATCCAGTTATGCTGGCAGAAATTTTACAAAAACTTGTTGGTAAGTTTTCAAAAACCCTGATTGTAATATCAACAGATCTTTCTCATTTTAAAAATTTGAATAATTGCAAGATAACCGATCAATACATTATAGATGGATTACTAAATAATTCTATGGAAATGGTGGTAAGGGGTGAAGCTTGCGGAATGACTGGTATTTTAGCTATAATGGAATACGTTAAAAGAAATGGATTAAGTATAAAATTGATAGATTACAGTACTTCTGCAAATTGCAGTGGTGATGAAAATAGAGTAGTCGGTTATGGCGGTTTTGTTATCTGCTAA